From one Brachypodium distachyon strain Bd21 chromosome 4, Brachypodium_distachyon_v3.0, whole genome shotgun sequence genomic stretch:
- the LOC100833822 gene encoding transcription factor bHLH30 — MYTMMVPTRNGEPEEMGMEDEERAPATRSGGGGTSRSHSEAERKRRQRINAHLATLRSLLPSASQMDKAALLGEVVRHVRELRDRAPAGEAGFLPGESDDVGVEEEEQHWDARGSGEIRTKRPVRAWVCCADRPGLMSELGRAVRSVSARAVRAEIATVAGRTRSVLELDVGQAVGASRPALQAALRAVLLGRREELLALESGYKRQRFSALISEV; from the exons atgtacaCGATGATGGTGCCGACGCGGAACGGTGAACCGGAGGAAATGGGCATGGAGGACGAGGAGCGCGCGCCGGCCACGCGgagtggtggcggcgggacgAGCAGGAGCCACAGCGAGGCGGAGCGcaagcggcggcagcgcatCAACGCCCACCTCGCCACGCTGCGCAGCCTCCTCCCGTCGGCTTCCCAG aTGGACAAGGCGGCGTTGCTCGGGGAGGTGGTGAGGCACGTGCGGGAGCTGCGGGACCGCGCGCCGGCAGGCGAGGCAGGATTCCTCCCGGGAGAGAGCGACGATgtcggcgtcgaggaggaggagcagcactGGGACGCCCGGGGCTCCGGGGAGATCAGGACGAAGCGGCCGGTCAGGGCGTGGGTGTGCTGCGCCGACCGCCCGGGGCTCATGTCTGAGCTGGGGCGCGCCGTGCGGTCGGTCAGCGCCAGGGCGGTGCGCGCGGAGATCGCCACCGTCGCCGGGAGGACGCGAAGCGTCCTGGAGCTGGACGTCGGGCAGGCCGTGGGCGCGTCCCGGCCGGCGCTGCAGGCGGCGCTCCGTGCAGTGCTGCTCGGCCGAAGGGAGGAGCTGCTCGCCCTGGAGAGCGGCTACAAGAGGCAGCGCTTCTCGGCGCTCATCTCCGAGGTTTAG
- the LOC100834132 gene encoding beta carbonic anhydrase 5, chloroplastic isoform X1, producing the protein MRLAASPAATDQAISPCTSPRSMLPRSLRSAARRLPAAATRAAASAASVARSPARRQGSPRPEDDGRAPQQHAAEWDDEDDLSPDGQWLRHRRMPRRDFSYITYASRDHSGLTRQLLDFQHAAVDETDEDHDPFRKLKARFMDFKQQNYLENFTKYQNLAEQQTPEFMVIACADSRVCPSSILGFQPGDAFTVRNIANLVPPYEHGASETTAGLEFAVNSLQVPNVLVVGHSRCGGIQALMSMKSKKDGSNSRSFIKDWVSLGKSARLSTEAAAGNLNFEMQCRHCEKESINNSLLNLLTYPWIEERVNKGTLNLHGGYYNFVDCTFEKWTLVYRQGLEGGSKYAIKNRSTWS; encoded by the exons ATGCGGCTAGCGGCTAGTCCTGCAGCTACGGATCAGGCCATTTCTCCCTGCACCTCGCCGCGTTCTATGCTCCCGCGGTCCTTGAGATCTGCAGCTCGGCGCCTGCCTGCCGCTGCTACACGCGCGGCAGCGTCCGCGGCTTCGGTGGCTCGATCGCCGGCAAGGCGGCAAGGAAGCCCGCGTCCTGAGGACGACGGTAGAGCGCCCCAGCAGCACGCCGCGGAGTGGGACGACGAAGATGATCTCTCGCCGGACGGGCAATGGCTGCGTCACCGTCGAATGCCCCG GAGAGACTTCTCATATATTACATATGCCTCGAGAGATCATTCTGGCTTGACCCGACAACTTCTAGATTTTCAACATGCTGCAGTAGATGAGACAGATGAGGACCATGATCCATTCAGGAAACTGAAAGCGAGGTTCATGGACTTCAAGCAACAAAACTATTT GGAAAATTTTACGAAATATCAAAATCTTGCTGAGCAGCAAACACCAGAG TTCATGGTGATTGCTTGTGCTGACTCCAGGGTCTGCCCTAGCAGTATTTTGGGGTTTCAACCTGGGGATGCATTTACTGTCCGTAATATAGCAAATTTGGTACCACCATACGAG CATGGAGCTTCTGAGACTACTGCAGGACTGGAGTTTGCTGTGAATTCACTTCAG GTACCAAATGTTTTAGTTGTAGGTCACAGTCGTTGTGGTGGCATCCAAGCATTAATGAGTATGAAAAGTAAGAAAGATGGCTCAAACTCTAG AAGCTTTATCAAAGACTGGGTCTCACTTGGGAAGAGCGCAAGGTTAAGCACGGAAGCAGCCGCTGGAAATTTGAATTTCGAAATGCAGTGCAGGCACTGTGAAAAG GAATCAATTAATAACTCACTGTTGAACTTGTTGACATACCCTTGGATAGAGGAGCGGGTGAACAAGGGAACTCTGAACCTTCATGGAGGATACTACAACTTCGTTGATTGCACATTTGAGAAGTGGACATTAGTGTACCGTCAAGGCTTGGAAGGTGGCAGCAAGTATGCCATAAAGAACAGATCTACTTGGTCTTGA
- the LOC100834132 gene encoding beta carbonic anhydrase 5, chloroplastic isoform X2, giving the protein MAPSLLRPASHLAPPYAADSGRSRGTASIGDSRARSATLRVGGSNRRDFSYITYASRDHSGLTRQLLDFQHAAVDETDEDHDPFRKLKARFMDFKQQNYLENFTKYQNLAEQQTPEFMVIACADSRVCPSSILGFQPGDAFTVRNIANLVPPYEHGASETTAGLEFAVNSLQVPNVLVVGHSRCGGIQALMSMKSKKDGSNSRSFIKDWVSLGKSARLSTEAAAGNLNFEMQCRHCEKESINNSLLNLLTYPWIEERVNKGTLNLHGGYYNFVDCTFEKWTLVYRQGLEGGSKYAIKNRSTWS; this is encoded by the exons ATGGCCCCCAGTCTCCTCCGGCCCGCTTCTCACCTCGCGCCCCCCTACGCTGCCGACTCCGGCCGGAGCCGCGGCACCGCGTCG ATCGGTGATTCCAGAGCGCGCAGCGCTACCCTGAGGGTGGGAGGATCTAACCG GAGAGACTTCTCATATATTACATATGCCTCGAGAGATCATTCTGGCTTGACCCGACAACTTCTAGATTTTCAACATGCTGCAGTAGATGAGACAGATGAGGACCATGATCCATTCAGGAAACTGAAAGCGAGGTTCATGGACTTCAAGCAACAAAACTATTT GGAAAATTTTACGAAATATCAAAATCTTGCTGAGCAGCAAACACCAGAG TTCATGGTGATTGCTTGTGCTGACTCCAGGGTCTGCCCTAGCAGTATTTTGGGGTTTCAACCTGGGGATGCATTTACTGTCCGTAATATAGCAAATTTGGTACCACCATACGAG CATGGAGCTTCTGAGACTACTGCAGGACTGGAGTTTGCTGTGAATTCACTTCAG GTACCAAATGTTTTAGTTGTAGGTCACAGTCGTTGTGGTGGCATCCAAGCATTAATGAGTATGAAAAGTAAGAAAGATGGCTCAAACTCTAG AAGCTTTATCAAAGACTGGGTCTCACTTGGGAAGAGCGCAAGGTTAAGCACGGAAGCAGCCGCTGGAAATTTGAATTTCGAAATGCAGTGCAGGCACTGTGAAAAG GAATCAATTAATAACTCACTGTTGAACTTGTTGACATACCCTTGGATAGAGGAGCGGGTGAACAAGGGAACTCTGAACCTTCATGGAGGATACTACAACTTCGTTGATTGCACATTTGAGAAGTGGACATTAGTGTACCGTCAAGGCTTGGAAGGTGGCAGCAAGTATGCCATAAAGAACAGATCTACTTGGTCTTGA